A portion of the Bdellovibrio sp. ArHS genome contains these proteins:
- the ygiD gene encoding 4,5-DOPA dioxygenase extradiol: MPVVFVGHGSPMNALDLNPFTESLKELGNKLPKPQAILSISAHWETRGTQVLYHETPPTIHDFYGFPKALFDMQYPARGPLALAKETQALVPHSELTVKWGLDHGTWSVLVHMFPEADIPVYQLSLDVTKTAQEHLEIGRQLRSLREKGVLILGSGNIVHNLRVINWRELNAAYPWAQEFDLAIKKALEEKDETLLTQYEKKLGEVASMSVPTPEHYLPLLYCYGATVPEDRISYPFEGYQMGSLSMRSVLWS, encoded by the coding sequence ATGCCTGTGGTGTTTGTAGGTCACGGGTCTCCGATGAACGCCCTCGACTTGAATCCCTTCACGGAGTCCTTAAAGGAGCTTGGGAATAAACTTCCCAAGCCACAGGCTATTTTATCTATCTCGGCTCACTGGGAAACCCGCGGCACGCAGGTGCTCTACCATGAAACTCCTCCGACAATTCACGACTTCTATGGGTTTCCTAAGGCCTTGTTTGACATGCAATACCCGGCGCGCGGCCCTTTGGCTTTAGCGAAAGAAACACAGGCTCTGGTTCCACATTCTGAGCTGACGGTAAAGTGGGGCCTTGATCACGGCACGTGGTCTGTTCTGGTGCACATGTTTCCTGAAGCAGACATTCCCGTCTATCAACTTAGTCTGGATGTGACAAAAACTGCGCAGGAACACCTGGAAATCGGTCGTCAATTGCGAAGTCTGCGCGAAAAAGGCGTACTTATTCTGGGAAGTGGAAACATCGTTCACAATTTACGCGTGATCAACTGGAGAGAGCTCAATGCCGCTTACCCCTGGGCCCAAGAGTTTGATCTGGCCATTAAGAAAGCCCTGGAAGAAAAAGACGAAACTCTGTTAACTCAATACGAAAAAAAGTTAGGCGAAGTGGCTTCGATGTCCGTGCCCACGCCCGAACACTATCTGCCACTTCTTTACTGTTACGGAGCCACAGTCCCCGAAGATCGAATCTCTTACCCCTTTGAAGGCTACCAGATGGGCAGCCTTTCTATGCGCTCCGTACTGTGGTCCTAG
- a CDS encoding YceI family protein — translation MKKLVLSAFVTLISATSFAKTIPAGTYAIDAAHSKIGFEIPHLVIATVEGRFTKFDGSIVIDPKLEKSKANLNVDVATINTDNKDRDDHLKSPDFFDVAKNPKMTFVTKKIVGTADNLKLIGDLTLKGKTKEVTLDVKYLGDVNDPFGNHKVAFSASGLINRKDFGLTWSKAVEAGPVVGDEVTLIIKIEANKPIEKKG, via the coding sequence ATGAAAAAGTTAGTACTCAGCGCGTTTGTAACCTTGATCAGCGCCACATCTTTCGCCAAAACAATCCCTGCGGGAACTTACGCCATTGACGCCGCCCACTCTAAGATCGGATTTGAAATTCCTCACTTGGTGATTGCCACAGTGGAAGGACGTTTTACCAAATTCGATGGCTCTATCGTCATTGATCCTAAGCTGGAAAAATCCAAGGCCAATTTGAACGTGGACGTTGCCACCATCAACACGGACAACAAAGACCGTGACGATCACTTAAAAAGCCCTGACTTCTTTGACGTTGCCAAGAATCCAAAAATGACATTTGTCACAAAGAAAATTGTCGGAACCGCTGACAATTTGAAATTGATTGGCGATTTGACTTTAAAAGGAAAAACTAAGGAAGTGACCTTGGATGTAAAATATCTGGGTGATGTGAACGATCCGTTTGGAAATCACAAAGTGGCGTTTTCAGCCAGCGGCCTGATCAACCGTAAAGATTTCGGTTTGACCTGGAGCAAAGCTGTCGAAGCCGGCCCTGTAGTTGGTGATGAAGTGACTTTGATTATTAAGATTGAAGCCAATAAACCGATCGAAAAGAAAGGTTAA
- a CDS encoding PilZ domain-containing protein: protein MTSLARYHGRSPRYILDTEDESLIRVAGPKQVPWEEGTEIKNVSLTGLAFTAPDDLCPLLGEVVKIQFVPPGAKQMACYGIVTRLENISDSRTLVGVHFYKLEMSQRIVLAQGLARKFKENQERSEIDGLLNRTRPNISLANLPQLVMMGLLATLWCGTVWSLLRFEYVGLYKMLLALF, encoded by the coding sequence ATGACCAGTCTAGCTCGCTATCATGGCAGATCTCCGCGATACATTCTCGACACCGAGGACGAAAGTCTGATTCGTGTCGCGGGTCCCAAACAGGTTCCTTGGGAAGAAGGGACCGAGATCAAAAATGTCTCGTTAACCGGCCTGGCATTCACCGCGCCCGATGATCTTTGTCCTTTGTTAGGAGAAGTCGTTAAAATTCAATTTGTTCCGCCCGGAGCAAAACAAATGGCGTGTTATGGCATCGTCACGCGATTGGAAAACATCTCGGACTCGCGCACGCTGGTGGGAGTCCACTTCTATAAGCTGGAAATGTCTCAACGAATTGTTCTGGCTCAGGGCCTGGCTCGGAAGTTTAAAGAAAACCAGGAACGCAGTGAAATCGACGGCCTTTTAAATCGCACCCGTCCCAATATCAGTCTGGCCAACTTGCCCCAACTGGTGATGATGGGACTGTTGGCGACGCTATGGTGTGGCACCGTCTGGAGCCTTTTGCGCTTCGAATATGTCGGCCTTTACAAAATGCTTTTGGCTCTTTTTTAA
- a CDS encoding LysR family transcriptional regulator, which yields MEQLDLNQIRTFVRLVKTGSFTKTAQLMRQPKSRISRKLAALEKDLGVQLIYRTTRQFQLTETGRQFYERAQGLIEGLENLSNEVSEATAEVSGLIKVTAPDDMGVKNLPPLLDEFSKIYPLVYFELHLSQAYVDLVKESVDVAIRVGVLKDSSLKARKVGSVKNIFVATPGFLERYRGWEELSQLSSLPFVGMSGKGIEVLRASDSKKVDIKPNYIFRANNPGALVEFALLGKGIAFVPEFLCMDHLRSGRLVHIHRNLRGPEVPINIVTPDQKEVPLKIKKFTEFIAKRFKETLAPS from the coding sequence ATGGAACAATTAGATTTAAACCAAATCCGTACCTTTGTGAGACTAGTTAAAACCGGAAGCTTCACGAAAACCGCGCAGTTAATGCGCCAACCTAAATCCCGGATCAGTCGCAAGCTGGCGGCCTTAGAAAAGGATTTGGGCGTGCAGTTGATTTATCGAACGACGCGGCAATTCCAACTGACCGAGACGGGACGCCAATTCTATGAGCGGGCCCAAGGCCTGATCGAAGGGCTCGAAAATTTATCCAACGAAGTCAGTGAAGCGACCGCCGAAGTTTCGGGTCTGATCAAGGTGACGGCTCCGGATGACATGGGCGTAAAAAATCTGCCCCCGCTTTTGGATGAGTTTTCGAAAATCTATCCGTTGGTTTATTTTGAGCTGCATCTAAGTCAGGCTTATGTCGATCTGGTGAAAGAGTCTGTGGATGTGGCGATTCGCGTGGGCGTCTTGAAAGACAGTTCCTTGAAGGCGCGCAAGGTGGGCTCGGTCAAAAACATCTTTGTCGCGACTCCGGGTTTTTTAGAGCGTTATCGCGGCTGGGAGGAACTTTCACAGCTCAGCTCTTTGCCGTTTGTGGGAATGTCAGGCAAAGGCATCGAGGTGCTGCGTGCGTCGGATTCGAAGAAAGTGGACATTAAACCGAATTATATCTTTCGCGCAAATAATCCCGGGGCGCTGGTGGAGTTCGCGCTGTTAGGGAAGGGGATCGCCTTTGTTCCTGAATTTTTGTGTATGGATCACTTGCGATCGGGGCGCCTAGTGCATATTCATAGAAACCTTCGCGGGCCCGAAGTGCCGATCAACATCGTGACGCCGGATCAAAAAGAGGTTCCGCTAAAAATCAAAAAATTCACGGAGTTTATTGCTAAGAGATTTAAAGAGACGTTGGCGCCATCTTAA